One genomic region from Dehalobacter restrictus DSM 9455 encodes:
- the ilvB gene encoding biosynthetic-type acetolactate synthase large subunit, which translates to MDKSKEDALIARDPEITWEDEESLALDNYNGAKALLDVLDQEGVELIFGYPGGSLLALYDALLDSSIRHILPRHEQSAVHAADAYARVSGKVGVCLATSGPGAANMVTGIANAYMDSIPLVILTGQVSTHLLGTDSFQEVDITGITMPITKHSYLVKDARDIPRIVKEAFYIASTGRPGPVLIDLPKNIMAAEVNEPYPSKVALKSYKFFTKGNPGQISEAARALAQSKKPVVYAGGGVITSGAGKILQEVLEKTNLPVVTTLMGIGSVPSKHPNHLGMVGMHGTITANLAVDACDLLIAIGVRFDDRVTSGLKHRFATKAKVIHIDIDPAEIGKVIRAHIPIVGDARLVLEEFLTKINPPAIQDWWNELRSWQKEYPLSYEQDGRLNPQTILEAMGKISGEEAIVVTDVGQHQMWAAQFCPINQERHFITSAGLGTMGFGLPAVIGAQFAKPDSLVFLVTGDGSLQMSIHELATAVQYHLPVKIVLMNNGVLGMVRQMQKMLFNERFSQIQLDANPDFVKLADAYGIKGRRVEQADQVEDALKEAVATPGPFLLDFTISPDEVVLPFVPAGQGITEILEGKE; encoded by the coding sequence ATGGATAAGTCCAAAGAAGACGCCTTAATAGCCAGAGACCCTGAAATTACCTGGGAAGACGAAGAAAGTCTTGCTTTGGATAATTATAATGGCGCCAAAGCGCTGCTCGATGTACTGGACCAGGAGGGGGTAGAGCTGATCTTCGGGTATCCCGGCGGATCTTTGCTAGCACTGTATGATGCGCTTCTGGACAGCTCGATCCGTCATATCCTGCCAAGACATGAGCAGAGTGCTGTTCATGCCGCCGATGCCTACGCACGGGTCAGTGGCAAGGTGGGTGTCTGTCTGGCTACCTCAGGTCCGGGAGCCGCCAATATGGTCACGGGAATTGCAAATGCGTATATGGATTCCATCCCGCTTGTGATCTTAACCGGTCAGGTATCGACCCATCTGTTGGGGACAGATTCTTTTCAGGAAGTTGACATTACGGGGATCACGATGCCGATAACGAAGCATTCCTATCTGGTTAAAGATGCTAGGGATATCCCGCGTATTGTGAAAGAAGCGTTTTATATTGCGAGTACAGGCCGCCCGGGTCCGGTCCTGATCGATCTGCCGAAGAATATTATGGCAGCAGAGGTCAATGAGCCTTATCCGTCCAAAGTGGCGCTGAAAAGCTATAAATTTTTTACCAAGGGAAATCCCGGTCAGATTTCTGAAGCAGCCAGAGCACTGGCCCAAAGCAAAAAACCGGTTGTTTATGCCGGGGGAGGCGTCATAACCTCCGGAGCCGGCAAGATTCTTCAGGAAGTACTCGAAAAAACCAATCTTCCTGTGGTCACGACCCTGATGGGCATTGGCAGTGTCCCATCCAAACATCCGAATCATTTAGGGATGGTCGGAATGCATGGGACCATTACTGCCAATCTTGCCGTAGATGCGTGTGATTTACTGATTGCGATCGGTGTCCGCTTTGACGACAGGGTCACGAGCGGGCTGAAGCACCGTTTTGCCACGAAGGCGAAAGTCATTCATATTGACATCGATCCTGCCGAGATCGGCAAAGTCATCCGGGCACATATCCCGATTGTCGGAGATGCCAGACTTGTCCTGGAAGAGTTCCTTACCAAAATCAATCCGCCGGCCATTCAGGATTGGTGGAACGAACTCAGGAGCTGGCAAAAGGAATACCCGTTAAGCTATGAGCAGGATGGCCGCCTCAATCCGCAGACGATTTTGGAAGCGATGGGGAAAATCAGCGGGGAAGAAGCGATCGTGGTAACAGATGTCGGACAGCACCAAATGTGGGCGGCTCAATTCTGTCCGATTAATCAAGAAAGACATTTTATTACCAGTGCGGGTCTGGGAACGATGGGTTTTGGTCTTCCGGCTGTGATCGGCGCCCAGTTTGCGAAACCGGACAGTCTGGTCTTTCTGGTTACCGGAGACGGTTCTTTACAAATGAGCATCCATGAGCTCGCCACTGCGGTCCAATATCACCTTCCCGTAAAAATAGTCCTGATGAATAACGGGGTTTTAGGCATGGTTAGGCAGATGCAAAAAATGCTCTTTAACGAGCGTTTCAGCCAAATCCAGCTGGATGCCAATCCCGATTTTGTAAAGCTTGCCGACGCCTACGGGATCAAAGGGCGCAGAGTCGAGCAGGCCGATCAAGTTGAAGACGCCTTGAAGGAAGCTGTTGCAACG